The following coding sequences lie in one Fusarium poae strain DAOMC 252244 chromosome 1, whole genome shotgun sequence genomic window:
- a CDS encoding hypothetical protein (BUSCO:23845at5125), whose product MDEETLEEALKSFPNAEKSVVAPAAASGLNINALFDNPLFAGGIGLASLGAVAAFARKGAVSALGAARRRLLVNLEISKQDPAYPWILAWLSQPRETPGFIASRLTRIHNVSITTTNASRTAGYSGPQHAQFFVQPGYGRHIVKAGNVYIAVNREKHNTANMNTGEPHEIVQLTTLWAHRHVFEEVFKEARALAAKANEGKTIVYSARGMDWLPLGDPRKKRPLDSVILDDGVKENIVNDVQDFLNRHQWYVDRGIPYRRGYLLFGPPGSGKTSFIQALAGELDFSVAMINLSEMGMTDDKLSYLLTKLPRRSLLLLEDADAAFVNRRQRDADGYNGATVTFSGLLNALDGVAAGEERIAFLTTNHVDRLDPALIRPGRVDLMLRIGEATRYQAGKMWDRFYGDTDKDHSGRERFLNRLEELGLFGVGPNGEPSNRHTSTAAIQGLFLFNKNDMHGAIDMAEGLIPRKFEASDEIPEGAIKTPA is encoded by the coding sequence ATGGACGAAGAAACATTGGAGGAAGCCCTCAAAAGTTTTCCAAACGCCGAAAAGTCGGTGGTAGCACCAGCTGCAGCATCGGGGCTCAACATCAATGCACTGTTCGACAATCCGCTTTTTGCAGGCGGAATAGGTCTCGCATCTTTGGGCGCAGTTGCAGCCTTCGCACGCAAAGGCGCGGTATCCGCACTCGGAGCAGCTCGCCGTCGCCTGCTGGTCAATCTCGAAATCAGCAAGCAGGATCCAGCCTATCCATGGATTCTAGCTTGGTTATCGCAACCTCGCGAAACACCGGGCTTCATTGCGTCTCGACTCACACGGATACATAATGTCTCTATCACTACGACTAATGCATCTCGGACTGCGGGGTATAGCGGACCTCAGCATGCGCAATTCTTCGTTCAACCCGGTTACGGACGACACATAGTCAAGGCCGGCAATGTTTACATTGCCGTAAACAGAGAGAAGCACAACACAGCGAATATGAATACGGGCGAACCGCACGAGATTGTACAGCTGACGACTCTTTGGGCGCACCGACACGTCTTCGAGGAAGTGTTCAAGGAGGCGCGCGCATTGGCGGCAAAGGCGAACGAGGGAAAGACAATAGTATACTCAGCCCGAGGAATGGATTGGCTGCCACTCGGTGATCCTCGCAAGAAGCGTCCATTGGATTCGGTGATATTAGACGATGGTGTCAAGGAAAACATTGTTAACGATGTGCAAGACTTTTTGAATCGGCACCAATGGTATGTGGATAGAGGCATCCCGTATCGAAGAGGGTATCTGCTATTTGGTCCACCAGGTAGCGGAAAGACTTCGTTTATCCAGGCACTCGCAGGCGAGCTGGACTTCAGTGTGGCCATGATAAATCTTAGCGAGATGGGCATGACAGATGACAAACTGTCATACCTCCTCACGAAACTGCCCAGGAGAAGTTTGCTATTACTCGAGGATGCCGACGCAGCATTCGTCAACCGACGACAGCGGGATGCTGATGGCTACAATGGCGCTACTGTGACATTCTCCGGCCTTCTTAATGCTCTCGATGGTGTTGCCGCAGGTGAAGAGCGCATTGCGTTTCTGACAACCAACCATGTTGACCGCCTTGACCCTGCTCTCATTCGACCTGGCCGGGTAGACTTGATGCTTCGCATCGGAGAAGCAACGCGCTACCAGGCTGGAAAGATGTGGGATCGATTTTACGGCGACACTGACAAGGATCACTCCGGCCGAGAACGGTTCCTCAACCGATTGGAAGAGTTAGGTCTATTTGGTGTTGGACCGAATGGAGAACCGTCGAACCGACACACAAGCACTGCCGCAATTCAAGGCTTGTTCTTATTCAACAAGAACGACATGCATGGCGCTATCGACATGGCCGAGGGCCTCATTCCGAGGAAGTTCGAGGCTTCAGACGAGATCCCAGAGGGAGCGATCAAGACACCTGCTTGA